In one window of Candidatus Dependentiae bacterium DNA:
- the rplU gene encoding 50S ribosomal protein L21, translating into MSDNRKQLASFDRYAIFQTGGKQYQALEGRTIGIEKLDAAEGSTVSFSDVLLRKTGPESVEIGKPFLATPITAVIVKHMRGPKLIAFKFKRRKKYKRKQGHRQPITVVRIEAI; encoded by the coding sequence ATGTCAGATAACAGAAAACAATTAGCATCATTTGATCGCTATGCTATCTTTCAAACAGGTGGCAAACAATATCAAGCTCTTGAAGGCAGAACTATTGGTATAGAAAAGCTTGATGCTGCAGAAGGCAGCACAGTTTCTTTTAGTGACGTTCTTTTAAGAAAAACTGGTCCTGAATCAGTTGAAATAGGTAAACCTTTTCTTGCAACACCAATAACAGCGGTTATTGTAAAGCATATGAGAGGGCCTAAACTTATTGCGTTTAAATTTAAACGTCGTAAAAAATACAAACGTAAGCAAGGTCATCGCCAGCCAATCACGGTTGTGCGTATTGAAGCTATCTAA
- the tsf gene encoding translation elongation factor Ts has translation MTTISMELIQKLRERTGVGMMDCKKALQEANGDIEQAVDLLRKKGAAVAEKRSDKVTSEGLVHAYIHPGSRIGVMVELNCETDFVARTEDMIKFANDLCMQIAAFRPVCVSSDQVDPQLIEKEKAIYKEQLAGKPAQVMDQIIEGKLQKYFTDVCLLNQTFIKNDKLTVHDMLKEIIAKMGENVKIRRFIRYEVGV, from the coding sequence ATGACAACTATTAGCATGGAACTAATCCAAAAATTACGTGAACGTACAGGCGTTGGCATGATGGACTGCAAGAAAGCTCTTCAAGAAGCTAACGGTGACATTGAACAAGCGGTAGATCTACTGCGTAAAAAAGGTGCTGCTGTAGCTGAAAAACGCTCAGACAAGGTAACTTCCGAAGGCCTCGTACATGCTTATATTCACCCAGGATCACGCATTGGCGTAATGGTTGAATTAAACTGCGAGACTGACTTTGTAGCTCGCACAGAAGATATGATTAAATTCGCTAACGATTTGTGCATGCAAATTGCAGCATTTAGACCAGTATGCGTAAGCTCAGACCAAGTAGATCCACAGCTTATCGAAAAAGAAAAAGCTATTTATAAAGAACAACTTGCTGGCAAACCCGCACAAGTTATGGACCAAATCATTGAAGGTAAATTACAAAAATACTTTACCGACGTTTGTTTGCTTAACCAAACATTTATTAAAAATGATAAGTTAACTGTTCATGACATGTTAAAAGAAATTATCGCTAAAATGGGTGAAAACGTTAAAATTAGACGCTTTATTCGTTACGAAGTAGGCGTATAA
- a CDS encoding UMP kinase — MSHKKTILLKLTGELIEQTNAGLNADRIRSLGTQIKELMADYTFALVIGGGNFFRGAQQGNEVAITPQVSHYVGMLATMMNGLIMQDIFEQLGIHTSLFSALDCPEIGLSISAQEIRKAQKNNHCMIFTGGTGNPYFTTDTTAVLRALQINADQLWKGTKVDGIYTKDPQVHHDAEFLRHVSYTTALDLRLGIMDLEAFALAQKHSLSLRVFNIFTENALLRAASESTFGSTIS; from the coding sequence ATGAGTCATAAAAAGACTATACTACTAAAACTCACTGGGGAACTTATAGAGCAAACAAATGCAGGTCTTAATGCTGATCGCATTCGCTCGTTGGGCACTCAGATAAAAGAGCTTATGGCTGACTATACTTTTGCACTTGTCATAGGTGGGGGTAATTTTTTTCGTGGAGCTCAACAGGGCAACGAAGTAGCTATTACTCCTCAAGTCAGCCATTATGTAGGAATGCTTGCAACAATGATGAATGGTCTCATTATGCAAGATATCTTTGAGCAGCTAGGCATTCATACTTCATTGTTTTCTGCTCTTGATTGTCCTGAAATTGGTCTTTCTATTTCTGCTCAAGAAATACGCAAAGCTCAAAAAAATAACCATTGTATGATATTTACCGGTGGTACAGGAAATCCTTATTTTACCACTGATACTACTGCTGTCTTGAGAGCACTACAAATCAATGCTGATCAGCTGTGGAAAGGCACAAAAGTAGATGGTATTTATACCAAAGACCCTCAAGTGCACCATGACGCAGAATTTCTTCGTCATGTAAGTTACACCACCGCTTTAGATCTTAGATTAGGCATAATGGATTTAGAAGCTTTTGCATTAGCTCAAAAACACTCCCTGAGTTTACGTGTATTTAATATATTTACTGAAAATGCTTTACTCAGAGCAGCCTCCGAGAGTACATTTGGAAGTACCATAAGCTAA
- the frr gene encoding ribosome recycling factor, whose product MINITITEGANPKQFEKELEADMDKNIKHFEKELLKIRTGRAHPSMVEDLRVQCYGSLLPLRDIASISAPDAALLVIQPWDKNLMPDIEKTLATSDLGVTPLNDGNVIRIQLPRMSSSRREDLTKVLHQKLESCKIAVRATRKDVQNIVRETEKAKKISEDYAKRLQDSLQKVTDKFIEISDKLAAKKEEEIKLL is encoded by the coding sequence ATGATTAATATTACTATCACAGAAGGTGCTAATCCAAAGCAGTTCGAAAAAGAACTTGAAGCTGATATGGATAAAAACATAAAGCACTTTGAAAAAGAACTTCTTAAAATTCGTACCGGCAGAGCACATCCCTCTATGGTTGAAGATTTACGTGTACAGTGCTATGGCTCTTTGCTGCCACTACGTGATATTGCTTCTATATCTGCACCTGATGCTGCATTACTTGTTATACAGCCTTGGGATAAAAACTTGATGCCTGATATTGAGAAAACACTTGCTACTTCAGATTTAGGGGTAACTCCGCTTAATGATGGCAACGTTATACGTATTCAATTACCACGTATGAGCAGCAGCCGCCGTGAAGATCTAACTAAAGTATTACATCAAAAGCTTGAAAGCTGTAAAATAGCAGTAAGAGCAACACGTAAAGATGTTCAAAATATCGTACGAGAAACAGAAAAAGCAAAAAAAATATCAGAAGATTATGCTAAGCGCTTACAAGATAGTTTGCAAAAAGTAACTGATAAGTTTATTGAAATAAGTGATAAACTTGCTGCTAAAAAAGAAGAAGAGATAAAGCTCTTATAA
- the trxB gene encoding thioredoxin-disulfide reductase: MSLHTTHKLLIIGSGPAGLTAAIYAGRAGLQPIVLEGDSPGGQLMGTTYIENWPGEKSILGPDLMIKMRDQAKHFGAQLISQDVLDVDFNHRPFTVISNKQTYTAHSVIIATGATPKRLKCPGEDTYWGKGVTSCAVCDGAFYKDRKVVIVGGGDTAMENASFMTNFTNDITLVHILPHLTASWPMQERVIKDPRIKIVYQSTVTAINGDGKNVQSVDITNQQTGEKSILSTDGVFIAIGLSPNTHLFKGQISLNDYGYILLDDHTRTSVPGVFAAGDVADARYRQAITSAGSGCAAALDAERYLKELSL; this comes from the coding sequence ATGAGCCTACACACTACGCACAAATTACTTATTATTGGCTCAGGACCAGCAGGATTAACGGCTGCTATTTACGCAGGACGTGCTGGGTTACAACCAATAGTTCTTGAAGGTGATAGTCCAGGTGGTCAACTTATGGGGACCACCTACATAGAAAACTGGCCTGGCGAAAAAAGCATCTTAGGCCCTGATCTTATGATCAAAATGCGTGACCAAGCCAAACATTTTGGAGCTCAACTTATCAGTCAAGATGTTCTAGACGTGGATTTTAACCATAGACCCTTTACGGTTATATCAAACAAACAGACCTATACAGCTCATAGCGTTATTATAGCTACAGGCGCTACGCCTAAGCGACTTAAATGTCCGGGCGAGGATACGTATTGGGGCAAAGGGGTAACAAGCTGTGCGGTGTGCGATGGAGCCTTCTATAAAGATAGAAAGGTAGTAATAGTCGGAGGCGGCGATACTGCTATGGAAAATGCTTCTTTTATGACCAATTTCACCAACGATATTACGCTTGTTCATATATTACCCCATTTAACTGCCTCATGGCCTATGCAAGAACGAGTAATTAAAGATCCTCGCATTAAGATTGTCTATCAAAGCACGGTAACAGCTATTAATGGCGATGGCAAAAATGTGCAAAGTGTAGATATTACCAATCAGCAAACTGGTGAAAAAAGCATTTTATCTACTGATGGTGTTTTTATAGCCATTGGCCTTTCTCCTAATACACATCTTTTTAAAGGCCAAATAAGCCTTAACGATTATGGGTATATTTTACTTGATGATCATACTCGCACATCTGTTCCGGGAGTGTTTGCTGCAGGTGACGTAGCAGATGCTCGTTATAGGCAAGCTATTACTTCTGCAGGATCAGGTTGCGCTGCTGCACTTGACGCAGAACGCTACTTAAAAGAGCTATCTCTCTAA
- the rpmH gene encoding 50S ribosomal protein L34, giving the protein MSVTFKLKRTKRNRKHGFLKRMSTHDGRKIINRRRAKGRKRLAVHA; this is encoded by the coding sequence ATGTCAGTTACTTTTAAGCTCAAACGTACTAAAAGAAATAGAAAGCATGGCTTTTTAAAACGTATGTCAACACATGATGGCCGCAAAATTATCAATCGCCGTCGTGCTAAAGGTAGAAAGCGTCTAGCAGTTCATGCCTAA
- a CDS encoding ribonuclease P protein component yields MPKVMPGIARRISLFIQQEIRSLIRSGRLVSRQPGLDIRVALALHPVGRILIITPRASGNSPERNLIRRRFKALFYQEKLYESGFDVVIFCKKESTKLSYDQLKTTLISALQTATNTYSKKSF; encoded by the coding sequence ATGCCTAAAGTCATGCCCGGTATTGCTCGGCGTATTAGCCTCTTTATTCAACAAGAGATCAGATCCTTAATCCGATCTGGACGTCTTGTAAGCCGGCAACCGGGGCTTGACATACGTGTAGCGCTTGCGCTACACCCTGTTGGGCGTATTTTAATTATTACGCCTCGCGCATCAGGTAATTCACCTGAACGCAATCTTATCCGTCGTCGCTTTAAAGCTCTCTTTTATCAAGAAAAACTATACGAGTCAGGTTTTGATGTCGTCATATTTTGTAAAAAAGAGAGCACTAAGCTCTCTTATGACCAGTTAAAAACTACTCTTATCTCTGCGCTACAAACGGCAACAAACACTTACTCTAAAAAAAGTTTTTAG
- a CDS encoding DUF1499 domain-containing protein — MEKFVLFILLILLATKSYTSNFYQRTYKNQSIFNFSGKRPSTLGVHNGKLTPCTHKSNCVSSQSTEDSHKVQPFYYKNSGNQALKRLISLLEAQPRCTIITQSPNYIHAEFKTSIMGFVDDVEFYIPSSGNQIQVRSASRIGHYDLGVNRKRIERLRKLF, encoded by the coding sequence ATGGAAAAATTTGTACTGTTTATACTACTGATTTTACTCGCTACCAAAAGCTATACGAGCAATTTTTATCAACGTACGTACAAAAATCAAAGTATATTTAATTTTAGTGGCAAACGTCCTAGCACTCTTGGAGTACATAATGGAAAACTTACACCTTGTACACATAAATCCAATTGTGTAAGCAGCCAATCAACTGAAGATTCTCATAAAGTTCAGCCATTTTATTATAAAAACAGTGGAAACCAAGCACTAAAGCGCCTAATCTCTTTACTAGAAGCTCAACCTCGTTGCACTATTATTACTCAGTCTCCAAATTATATTCATGCTGAGTTTAAGACCTCCATTATGGGTTTTGTTGATGACGTAGAGTTTTATATTCCATCATCTGGTAACCAAATACAGGTACGCTCTGCTTCACGCATAGGACATTACGATCTAGGTGTTAATCGAAAACGTATAGAAAGACTACGCAAGCTCTTTTAA